A genomic window from Gammaproteobacteria bacterium includes:
- the gmd gene encoding GDP-mannose 4,6-dehydratase, with amino-acid sequence MTKKALITGITGQDGAYLAELLLDKGYEVHGIKRRSSLFNTDRIDHLYQDPHEKQRRFILHHGDLTDSSSLVRIIQEVQPDELYNLAAQSHVAVSFEEPEYTANSDALGTLRLLEAIRILGLEKKTRFYQASTSELFGKVQEIPQKETTPFYPRSPYAVAKLYAYWIVVNYREAYGIYACNGILFNHESPVRGETFVTRKITRALARIKLGMQDCLYLGNLDAKRDWGHARDYVEMQWLMLQQDEPEDFAIATGVQYSVRDFVNIAAEELGMKVRWEGSGVDEKGYDENGNCIVAVDPRYFRPTEVETLLGDATKAREKLGWAPKTSFAELVQEMAASDLKEAERDALLKREGHEVLNRHE; translated from the coding sequence ATGACAAAAAAAGCACTTATCACCGGCATTACCGGTCAGGATGGCGCCTACCTGGCAGAACTGCTGCTGGACAAGGGGTACGAAGTTCACGGCATCAAGCGCCGGTCGTCACTTTTTAATACCGACCGTATTGATCACCTTTACCAGGACCCGCACGAAAAGCAACGCCGCTTCATCCTGCATCACGGCGACCTGACCGATTCCAGCAGTCTTGTCCGCATTATCCAGGAAGTGCAGCCGGACGAGTTGTATAATCTCGCGGCGCAATCCCATGTGGCCGTATCCTTTGAAGAGCCCGAATACACGGCCAACTCTGATGCGCTCGGTACCCTGCGCCTGCTGGAAGCCATTCGTATTCTCGGGCTGGAAAAGAAAACCCGGTTCTACCAGGCATCCACCTCGGAGTTGTTTGGCAAGGTGCAGGAAATTCCGCAAAAGGAAACCACGCCGTTTTACCCGCGCTCACCCTACGCGGTGGCCAAGCTCTATGCATACTGGATCGTGGTTAACTACCGCGAGGCCTATGGCATCTACGCCTGTAACGGTATCCTGTTTAACCACGAATCACCGGTTCGCGGTGAAACCTTTGTCACCCGCAAGATTACCCGGGCGCTGGCACGCATCAAGCTGGGCATGCAGGACTGCCTGTATCTCGGCAACCTCGATGCCAAGCGTGACTGGGGTCATGCCCGCGACTACGTGGAAATGCAATGGCTGATGTTGCAACAGGATGAACCGGAAGATTTTGCCATTGCCACCGGCGTGCAGTACTCGGTACGTGACTTTGTCAACATTGCTGCTGAAGAGCTGGGCATGAAGGTGCGCTGGGAAGGCAGTGGCGTGGATGAAAAAGGTTATGATGAAAACGGCAACTGTATTGTCGCCGTTGACCCGCGTTACTTCCGGCCCACCGAGGTGGAAACCCTGCTGGGGGATGCCACCAAGGCGCGGGAGAAACTGGGTTGGGCGCCGAAGACCAGCTTCGCCGAGCTGGTTCAGGAAATGGCCGCCAGTGATCTCAAGGAAGCCGAACGCGATGCACTGCTGAAGCGCGAGGGCCACGAGGTATTGAATCGTCATGAGTAA
- a CDS encoding GDP-L-fucose synthase, whose product MSNPAPALNPSQRIYVAGHRGLVGSAIVRRLKSLGFDDEHIITRTHAQLDLTSQQAVSDFLAAEKPDHVILAAAKVGGIHANNTYPAEFIYQNLMIEANVINSAWQAGVERLLFLGSSCIYPRLAEQPMQERALLTGTLEPTNEPYALAKIAGIKLCESYNRQYGTDYRSVMPTNLYGPGDNFDLMNSHVIPALIRKFHEARVNNSASVQVWGTGNAMREFLYVDDMADASLFVLGLDKPAYDANTEPMCSHINVGTGEDVTIRQLAQTIQTVVGFSGDIVFDADKPDGAPRKLLDVSRLAAMGWRAPTSLEQGLKQSYDWFCEAEEPRLTTA is encoded by the coding sequence ATGAGTAACCCGGCGCCCGCGCTCAACCCCTCACAACGTATTTATGTTGCCGGCCATCGTGGCCTGGTCGGCAGTGCCATTGTCCGGCGCCTGAAAAGCCTCGGCTTTGATGATGAGCATATTATTACGCGCACCCACGCGCAGCTGGATCTCACCAGCCAGCAGGCGGTGAGCGACTTTCTTGCCGCGGAAAAGCCCGACCATGTAATCCTGGCCGCGGCCAAGGTGGGCGGTATACATGCGAACAACACCTACCCTGCCGAGTTCATCTACCAGAACCTGATGATTGAAGCCAATGTCATCAACAGTGCCTGGCAAGCGGGTGTAGAAAGATTATTGTTCCTGGGCTCATCGTGTATTTATCCGCGCCTGGCCGAACAACCCATGCAGGAACGCGCCTTGCTCACCGGCACGCTGGAGCCCACCAACGAACCCTATGCACTGGCCAAGATTGCCGGCATCAAGCTGTGTGAATCCTACAATCGCCAATATGGCACCGATTACCGCAGTGTCATGCCCACCAACCTGTATGGCCCCGGTGATAACTTTGACCTGATGAATTCACACGTCATCCCGGCATTGATCCGCAAGTTCCACGAAGCCAGGGTCAACAACAGTGCCAGTGTCCAGGTCTGGGGCACCGGCAACGCCATGCGGGAATTCCTGTACGTGGATGACATGGCCGATGCCTCGCTGTTTGTGCTCGGCCTCGACAAGCCGGCCTATGATGCCAATACCGAACCCATGTGCTCACATATCAACGTTGGCACGGGTGAAGATGTAACGATTCGCCAGTTGGCGCAAACCATTCAGACGGTCGTCGGATTTTCCGGTGATATTGTTTTTGATGCCGACAAGCCTGATGGTGCACCGAGAAAGCTGCTCGATGTCTCGCGTCTCGCCGCCATGGGCTGGCGCGCACCGACCTCGCTGGAGCAGGGATTGAAACAGTCTTATGATTGGTTCTGTGAAGCCGAAGAACCGAGGCTGACGACAGCATAA